From Anaerolineales bacterium, the proteins below share one genomic window:
- a CDS encoding DUF58 domain-containing protein, with product MPARAWFVLGLFVLSLAAALTSGRQLFANLSYLLGFLLAASYVWSRLSLLGVTLRRKAGGSRSQVGVTFEEHFTLANASRYPKVWIELEDLSDFPEHQVSTVFTNLGGGGERRWTVRTICTRRGRFHLGPCTLHAGDPFGLFPVARRLEESHFVVVLPMVLPLGFFPVPSGRRGGGEALRQRTHQVTPNASGVRDYAHGDSLNRIHWLSTARRRRLISKEFELDPMADAWLLLDASHAAQAALEPEQASRRQALIGRRVSLPPSTIEYAVTAGASIALYLLNRSQSVGMIAHGKVRQVIQADRGTAQLYRLLESLAVLEAEGSLSIDEVLKVEQGQIPRGAAVILVTASTRMEIVATARQLRRSGLAPVLVLLDAASFGGLPGTAAVYEAARAAGIPVRRIRRGDALGSALELPDRAAISSAA from the coding sequence ATGCCAGCCCGGGCCTGGTTCGTCCTGGGACTGTTCGTCCTCTCTCTGGCAGCGGCGCTCACGTCTGGCCGCCAGCTCTTCGCCAACCTCAGCTACTTGCTGGGCTTTCTCCTGGCAGCCAGCTATGTGTGGTCCCGCCTGTCGCTCTTGGGCGTCACCCTCCGCCGGAAGGCCGGTGGCAGCCGCAGCCAAGTCGGGGTGACGTTCGAGGAGCACTTCACGCTGGCCAACGCCAGCCGCTACCCCAAGGTGTGGATCGAGCTCGAGGACCTGTCAGATTTCCCCGAGCATCAGGTCTCCACCGTCTTCACCAATCTCGGCGGAGGCGGTGAGCGAAGGTGGACGGTCCGCACGATCTGCACCCGTCGCGGGCGGTTCCATCTGGGACCGTGCACCCTGCATGCCGGAGACCCGTTCGGTTTGTTCCCGGTCGCCCGCCGCCTGGAGGAGAGCCACTTCGTGGTTGTCCTGCCGATGGTGCTCCCGCTTGGGTTCTTCCCGGTTCCCAGCGGCCGGCGCGGCGGCGGGGAGGCCTTGCGCCAGCGCACGCACCAGGTGACGCCGAATGCCAGCGGCGTCCGCGACTACGCCCATGGCGACAGCCTGAATCGTATTCACTGGCTTTCAACGGCGCGACGTCGCCGGCTGATCTCTAAGGAATTCGAGCTCGATCCGATGGCCGACGCCTGGCTGCTGCTGGACGCCTCGCATGCGGCGCAGGCCGCCCTGGAGCCTGAGCAGGCTTCGCGCCGGCAGGCGTTGATCGGACGCAGGGTCAGCCTTCCGCCCAGCACCATCGAGTATGCGGTAACGGCGGGGGCGTCGATCGCGCTGTACCTGCTGAACCGGTCGCAATCGGTTGGCATGATCGCTCATGGGAAAGTCCGCCAGGTGATCCAGGCTGACCGAGGAACCGCACAGCTGTACCGTCTCCTCGAATCACTGGCGGTGCTGGAGGCAGAGGGCTCGCTGAGCATTGATGAGGTGCTCAAGGTCGAACAGGGGCAAATCCCTCGCGGGGCAGCAGTGATCCTGGTCACCGCCAGCACCCGGATGGAGATCGTCGCCACGGCTCGTCAGCTGCGGCGGAGCGGACTCGCCCCGGTCCTGGTCCTGCTAGATGCCGCATCCTTCGGTGGCCTGCCCGGCACAGCTGCGGTCTACGAGGCGGCTCGCGCCGCCGGAATTCCGGTGCGAAGGATCCGCCGCGGCGACGCCCTCGGTTCAGCCCTCGAACTCCCTGATCGGGCTGCCATATCCTCGGCCGCGTAG
- a CDS encoding fused MFS/spermidine synthase, with product MAVILIVFLAGMASLGLELTASRLLGNIFGTTNMVWANIIGLVLIYLTLGYFLGGRLADRSPHRSTFYTVAAWGAFTAGLIPIVARPVLYWAAAAVEGLNAAIMLGSFLAVLLLLGAPVTLMGAISPFGVRLSISDPARAGQAAGRVYGVSTLGSILGTFLPVLVLIPNIGTARTFLALALPLLLAALLGLWREDRRKGLRLLWMPLVLLLLAAFVLRGPIKRSPDQVFEGESAYNYIEVREVDGTRYLLLNEGQAVHSMYRPGSLATYGTWDYFLAAPYFNPAPFDPEQVERLGLVGLAAGTIPKQYAAVYGDIPIDGWEIDPEIVEVGQRWFDMNEPGLNVIVADGRWGLAHSDAVYTVLGVDAYRPPYIPWQLTTQEFFQEARDHLTADGVLVINVGRTPDDRRLIDVLVGTIGSVFPSVHVMDVPGTFNTMVYATVQPTSPENLARNLAHLEATQAHPFLIDVVRRTTENLVPTPRVTTVFTDDLAPVEQLVDSIVLRFFLGGDILKLQ from the coding sequence ATGGCGGTGATCTTGATCGTGTTTCTGGCCGGCATGGCCAGCCTCGGGTTGGAGCTCACGGCCTCGCGCCTATTGGGCAATATCTTCGGCACAACCAACATGGTTTGGGCAAACATCATCGGGCTGGTCTTGATCTACCTCACGCTCGGATACTTCCTCGGAGGCCGCCTGGCGGATCGGTCGCCGCACCGGAGCACGTTCTACACCGTGGCCGCCTGGGGAGCATTCACTGCCGGCCTGATCCCGATTGTGGCGCGGCCGGTGCTGTACTGGGCCGCGGCCGCGGTCGAAGGGTTGAATGCAGCCATCATGCTGGGGTCGTTCCTGGCGGTGCTGCTGCTCCTCGGGGCGCCGGTGACGCTGATGGGTGCAATCTCGCCGTTCGGGGTTCGGCTGTCGATCTCCGATCCGGCTCGGGCAGGGCAGGCGGCCGGCCGGGTGTACGGCGTCTCCACCCTGGGCTCGATTCTGGGAACCTTCCTGCCCGTGCTCGTTCTGATTCCCAATATCGGTACTGCAAGAACCTTTCTGGCCCTGGCGCTTCCACTCTTGCTGGCGGCGCTGCTCGGTCTGTGGCGGGAGGATCGGCGGAAGGGATTGCGACTGCTGTGGATGCCGCTGGTCTTGCTGCTGCTGGCAGCATTCGTGCTCCGAGGGCCCATAAAGCGCAGCCCGGATCAGGTCTTCGAGGGTGAGTCGGCCTACAACTACATCGAAGTCCGGGAGGTGGATGGGACTCGGTACCTCCTGCTGAATGAGGGCCAGGCGGTTCATTCGATGTACCGCCCGGGATCGCTGGCGACGTATGGGACCTGGGACTACTTCCTGGCGGCGCCCTACTTCAACCCCGCCCCGTTTGATCCGGAACAGGTCGAACGTCTGGGGTTGGTCGGTTTGGCGGCAGGGACGATCCCCAAGCAATACGCCGCCGTCTACGGCGACATTCCGATCGATGGCTGGGAGATTGATCCGGAGATCGTGGAGGTGGGGCAGCGCTGGTTCGATATGAATGAACCGGGGCTAAACGTGATCGTGGCCGACGGGCGTTGGGGGTTGGCTCACAGTGACGCTGTCTACACCGTGCTCGGTGTGGATGCCTACCGGCCGCCCTACATCCCATGGCAGCTGACAACTCAGGAGTTCTTCCAGGAAGCGCGCGACCATCTGACAGCGGACGGCGTTCTGGTGATCAACGTCGGCAGAACCCCGGATGACCGTCGCTTGATCGATGTGTTGGTGGGGACCATTGGCTCGGTCTTCCCGTCGGTTCACGTCATGGATGTGCCTGGGACGTTCAACACCATGGTCTATGCCACCGTCCAACCTACTTCGCCCGAGAATCTGGCTCGCAACCTGGCCCACTTGGAGGCGACCCAGGCACACCCCTTCTTGATCGACGTTGTGCGCCGGACAACCGAGAACCTGGTCCCCACGCCCAGGGTGACGACGGTCTTCACCGACGACCTGGCACCAGTTGAGCAGCTCGTCGACTCCATTGTTCTCCGCTTCTTCTTGGGCGGGGATATTCTCAAGCTGCAGTAG
- the yvcK gene encoding uridine diphosphate-N-acetylglucosamine-binding protein YvcK: MPDVTNLNWRSAPGGRKDGFWEALRHWLVPGIGVKRWLGVMILGTALIGLGVAIILLDIYRAYPESNLLPVFSLMALPRWLRALAFGAAGLTLLLLGMIRLNRALLAPYMRPGRPVARAVAEHRRLGRGPKIVAIGGGNGLATLLRGLKEHTGNLTAIVSVADDGGSSGRLRRSLGIPPPGDLRNCLAALSDDEDLLTQLFRYRFAQEDELDGHAFGNLFIAALTGVTGSFDEGLLEAAHILGIRGQVLPATLADVALVADKTPMMDAQAIRIQGESRIPDMPGRVRAVHLEPNDPPAYPGSIKAVLAADMIVLGPGSLYTSVLPNLLVPDLAKAVRASRGLKVQVCNIANQLGETDGYDAAAHLAALEDQLGRGLIEMLLVNDRLDVPAPEAVHYVPPPATALGSASVFASDLVDPQRPWRHDPAKLAAALIQILEERTGPLESAMPIGEAVHPGLN; encoded by the coding sequence GTGCCGGACGTGACGAATCTCAACTGGCGCAGCGCGCCAGGAGGCCGGAAGGACGGCTTCTGGGAAGCGCTCCGGCACTGGCTGGTGCCGGGCATTGGTGTTAAGCGCTGGTTAGGCGTGATGATTCTGGGCACGGCCCTGATCGGCCTGGGCGTGGCGATCATCCTGCTGGACATCTATCGGGCCTATCCCGAGTCCAACCTTCTACCGGTCTTCAGCCTGATGGCCCTGCCGCGCTGGCTGCGGGCGCTTGCGTTTGGCGCCGCCGGGCTGACGCTTCTGCTGTTGGGGATGATCCGGCTGAACCGGGCGCTGCTGGCACCGTACATGCGTCCTGGCCGACCGGTGGCGCGAGCCGTGGCTGAGCACCGCCGCCTTGGCCGCGGGCCGAAGATCGTGGCCATCGGTGGCGGCAACGGCTTGGCAACGCTGTTGCGCGGGCTCAAGGAGCACACCGGGAATCTGACCGCGATTGTCTCGGTCGCCGACGACGGCGGCTCATCCGGCAGACTACGCCGGTCGCTAGGGATCCCTCCTCCAGGGGACCTGCGCAACTGCTTGGCCGCCCTTTCGGACGACGAAGACCTGCTCACGCAGCTATTCCGCTACCGCTTCGCTCAAGAGGATGAGCTGGATGGCCACGCCTTCGGCAATCTGTTCATTGCTGCCCTGACGGGCGTTACCGGAAGTTTCGACGAGGGGCTGCTGGAGGCGGCGCACATCCTGGGAATTCGAGGCCAGGTATTGCCGGCGACGTTGGCCGATGTGGCGCTGGTGGCCGACAAGACGCCGATGATGGATGCCCAGGCGATCCGCATTCAGGGGGAGAGCCGCATCCCGGACATGCCGGGTCGGGTGCGGGCTGTGCACCTCGAGCCCAACGACCCCCCAGCCTACCCGGGTTCGATCAAGGCTGTCCTGGCCGCCGACATGATCGTGCTCGGCCCGGGCAGCCTGTACACCAGCGTGCTGCCCAACCTGTTGGTCCCGGACCTGGCCAAGGCGGTTCGTGCCAGCCGTGGACTCAAGGTGCAGGTCTGCAACATCGCCAACCAACTGGGCGAAACCGACGGTTACGATGCCGCTGCCCATCTGGCGGCGCTGGAGGACCAGCTCGGCCGCGGCCTGATCGAAATGCTGCTGGTGAATGATCGGCTGGACGTCCCTGCGCCGGAGGCGGTGCACTATGTTCCGCCACCGGCCACGGCCCTGGGGTCGGCTTCGGTCTTCGCATCGGACCTGGTCGACCCGCAGCGGCCATGGCGTCACGATCCAGCCAAACTGGCTGCGGCGCTGATCCAAATCCTCGAAGAACGCACAGGCCCGCTGGAGTCTGCGATGCCCATCGGGGAAGCAGTCCATCCGGGACTGAACTGA
- a CDS encoding MoxR family ATPase, which yields MEQVKAFADRLTENVERVIVGKREAVQLTVIGLLCQGHVLIEDVPGTGKTMLAKSMARSIGCTFNRIQFTPDMLPSDITGVSIFNQKTGEFEFRAGPIMTQILLADEVNRATPKTQAALLEAMEERQVTVDGVTHPLPSPFLVLATQNPIEYEGTFPLPEAQLDRFLLRISLGYPMLSDEIRMVERQQVSHPLESLQEAVDVRALRAAQEAIRQVAVSAEIKRYILDLVTATRRHGELYLGASPRGSLALFRCGQAVAALQARAYVLPDDIKQVAVGALAHRLILGSSARVREVDARAIVQDILASVPVPGGELR from the coding sequence ATGGAACAGGTCAAGGCATTTGCCGATCGCCTGACCGAGAATGTTGAGCGGGTGATCGTCGGGAAGCGGGAAGCCGTCCAGCTGACCGTGATCGGGCTATTGTGCCAGGGTCATGTTCTGATCGAGGATGTGCCCGGCACGGGAAAAACCATGCTGGCCAAGAGCATGGCCCGGTCGATTGGCTGCACCTTCAATCGGATTCAATTCACCCCGGACATGCTCCCCAGTGATATCACTGGGGTATCGATCTTCAATCAGAAGACGGGCGAATTCGAGTTCCGTGCCGGTCCGATCATGACTCAGATCCTGCTGGCGGACGAGGTCAACCGTGCCACCCCCAAGACCCAGGCGGCGTTGCTGGAGGCCATGGAGGAGCGGCAAGTGACGGTCGATGGCGTGACCCACCCGCTGCCCTCCCCGTTCCTGGTGCTGGCGACGCAGAACCCGATTGAGTACGAGGGCACGTTTCCGCTGCCGGAAGCCCAGCTCGATCGATTCCTGCTCCGCATCAGTCTTGGTTATCCGATGCTCTCAGATGAGATACGCATGGTCGAGCGACAGCAGGTGTCACATCCGCTGGAGAGCCTCCAGGAGGCCGTCGACGTCCGTGCGTTGCGGGCTGCGCAGGAGGCGATTCGCCAGGTGGCCGTCTCGGCCGAGATCAAGCGCTACATTCTCGACCTGGTGACGGCGACCCGCCGTCATGGGGAACTGTACCTGGGGGCGAGCCCGCGGGGCAGCCTGGCGCTCTTTCGCTGCGGCCAGGCCGTGGCTGCGCTTCAAGCCAGAGCTTACGTCCTACCAGATGACATCAAGCAGGTGGCTGTCGGGGCGCTTGCGCACCGCCTGATTCTCGGCTCGTCGGCCCGGGTGCGTGAGGTGGACGCCCGAGCTATCGTGCAGGACATCCTGGCGAGCGTCCCGGTCCCGGGGGGTGAACTGCGCTGA
- the ugpC gene encoding sn-glycerol-3-phosphate ABC transporter ATP-binding protein UgpC has protein sequence MASVTFDHVTKRFGDVTAVNDLSLIVEDKEFLVLVGPSGCGKTTALRLLAGLEEIAEGEIKIGDRVVNDVAPKDRDIAMVFQSYALYPHMSVFDNMAFGLKLRKTPKPEIRRRVLQAAEILGIETLMDRKPRQLSGGQRQRVAVGRAIVREPKVFLFDEPLSNLDAKLRVETRANISKLHQRLETTFIYVTHDQVEAMTMASRIAVIKGGLLQQTDTPQALYDRPSNVFVAGFIGSPAMNFFNARLARADGKLVVEAESFHLDVPPSRTGTYERFAGKPVIFGLRPEDVHDPAFAPSGIHAAPVEAQVDVTELMGNEIILYLVAGKDSIVGRVDPRTRAKPGTQAQVVFNMDNMHLFEVDGEQGAIR, from the coding sequence ATGGCAAGCGTCACTTTTGACCACGTGACTAAGCGCTTTGGGGACGTCACGGCAGTGAACGACCTGAGCCTGATTGTCGAAGACAAGGAATTCCTGGTCCTGGTCGGGCCGTCGGGATGCGGCAAGACCACGGCCCTGCGACTGCTCGCCGGCCTGGAGGAGATCGCCGAAGGCGAGATCAAGATTGGCGATCGGGTGGTCAACGATGTCGCCCCGAAGGACCGCGACATCGCCATGGTCTTTCAGTCCTACGCCCTGTATCCCCACATGAGCGTGTTCGACAACATGGCCTTCGGATTGAAGCTTCGCAAGACGCCGAAGCCGGAGATTCGACGCCGGGTGCTGCAGGCCGCGGAAATCCTGGGGATTGAGACGCTGATGGATCGCAAGCCTCGTCAGCTATCGGGCGGACAGCGACAGCGGGTGGCGGTGGGCCGGGCAATTGTGCGCGAGCCCAAAGTCTTCCTCTTCGACGAACCGCTCTCCAATCTGGACGCCAAACTTCGCGTCGAAACCCGGGCCAACATCAGCAAGCTGCACCAGCGCCTGGAGACGACCTTCATTTACGTCACCCACGACCAGGTCGAAGCGATGACCATGGCTTCGCGCATCGCAGTCATCAAGGGCGGCTTGTTGCAGCAGACCGACACCCCGCAGGCACTCTACGACCGGCCCTCGAACGTGTTCGTCGCCGGCTTCATCGGCTCGCCGGCGATGAACTTCTTCAACGCCCGCCTGGCACGCGCCGACGGCAAGCTGGTCGTCGAAGCGGAGAGCTTCCATCTGGATGTCCCGCCGTCTCGCACCGGCACCTATGAACGCTTCGCTGGCAAGCCGGTGATTTTCGGCCTCCGCCCGGAGGATGTCCACGACCCTGCCTTCGCTCCCAGCGGCATCCACGCCGCACCGGTCGAGGCCCAGGTCGACGTCACGGAACTGATGGGCAACGAGATCATCCTGTACCTAGTGGCCGGGAAGGACAGTATTGTTGGCAGGGTTGACCCGCGCACCCGAGCCAAGCCAGGGACGCAGGCCCAGGTCGTCTTTAACATGGACAATATGCACCTGTTCGAAGTCGACGGCGAACAAGGCGCCATCCGCTAA
- a CDS encoding 2,3-bisphosphoglycerate-independent phosphoglycerate mutase: MADFNLIKSLKRDQGGKIVLLVMDGLGGIPVTPGGPTEVEAAATPTLDRLATEGTLGALIPIRPGITPGSGPAHLALFGYDPLTHLVGRGVLEAVGVGLQVRKGDVAARGNFCTVDAAGRIIDRRAGRIPTDQAAPLAERLGSIRLAGVSSEVRHVKEHRFAVVMRGENLAGEIDDTDPQQTGVPALPAIPRSEDSRRAAGLFNEWITKGREVLKGEPHANSLTLRGFASDPALPPFPEIYGLRAVCVGVYPMYRGLASLVGMEVQDFLGESPKDEFAALAKIWNDYDFFFIHIKKTDSAGEDGDFKAKAAAIESVDAALHTLLDLKPDVLAVTGDHSTPSTLKTHSWHPVPLLLWAPATVRPDRSTAFGERACDTGGLGILPSAELLPLLMAHALRLEKFGA, from the coding sequence ATGGCTGACTTCAATCTGATCAAGAGCCTCAAGCGAGACCAAGGCGGCAAGATCGTCCTACTGGTGATGGATGGTCTGGGCGGGATTCCGGTCACCCCCGGCGGACCAACCGAGGTCGAGGCAGCTGCCACGCCCACGCTTGACCGCCTGGCAACTGAAGGGACGCTCGGCGCCCTCATACCGATTCGGCCCGGGATCACCCCGGGTTCGGGCCCGGCGCACCTGGCGCTGTTCGGCTATGACCCGCTCACGCACCTGGTGGGCCGGGGTGTGCTGGAGGCGGTGGGTGTCGGGCTGCAGGTTCGCAAGGGCGACGTCGCCGCCCGCGGCAACTTCTGTACGGTGGACGCCGCCGGCCGGATCATCGATCGACGGGCCGGACGGATCCCGACCGACCAGGCTGCACCGCTGGCTGAACGGCTGGGATCGATCCGACTCGCTGGGGTCAGCAGCGAGGTGCGCCACGTCAAAGAACACCGCTTCGCCGTCGTGATGCGCGGGGAGAACCTCGCCGGCGAGATCGACGACACCGACCCACAGCAGACCGGTGTCCCAGCGCTTCCTGCGATTCCCCGCAGCGAAGACTCCCGCCGCGCGGCGGGCTTGTTCAATGAGTGGATCACCAAGGGGCGAGAGGTGCTCAAGGGAGAACCTCACGCCAACAGCCTGACGCTACGCGGCTTCGCCAGTGACCCGGCCCTACCCCCGTTCCCCGAGATCTACGGCCTGCGCGCCGTCTGCGTGGGGGTGTATCCAATGTACCGCGGGCTTGCCAGCCTGGTCGGGATGGAGGTCCAGGACTTCTTGGGGGAATCGCCGAAGGATGAGTTCGCGGCGCTAGCCAAGATCTGGAACGACTACGACTTCTTCTTCATCCACATCAAGAAGACCGACTCAGCCGGCGAGGACGGCGATTTCAAGGCTAAGGCCGCTGCCATCGAATCCGTCGACGCCGCGTTGCACACCCTACTGGATCTCAAGCCCGACGTCCTGGCGGTCACCGGAGATCATTCCACGCCCTCCACGCTGAAGACCCATTCCTGGCACCCTGTGCCGTTGCTGCTGTGGGCGCCGGCGACTGTTCGTCCAGACCGAAGCACGGCCTTCGGCGAGCGCGCTTGCGATACCGGCGGCCTGGGGATCCTCCCGTCGGCAGAGCTGCTCCCTCTGCTGATGGCCCATGCCCTCCGGTTGGAGAAGTTCGGGGCCTAG
- a CDS encoding TIGR01906 family membrane protein, with protein sequence MSDTNHNAVARVAGGLLSLALPVLLILTSVRLLLTPAFVKLEYHLPGFPEDRFGFSQQDRLRWAPIAVDYLLNDEGIGFLGELAFSDGSAVYNPRELQHMLDVKRLTSLALAVWGGLLAAAIALGSVTAWAGGAVRLWRALRRGALWTLGLMAVLAAGIALTFSFVFVGFHQLFFAAGTWTFSYSDTLIRLFPERFWRDAFTFIALGTLAMAGLILLLASSQLARLRRA encoded by the coding sequence ATGTCCGACACCAACCACAATGCTGTCGCCCGAGTCGCCGGCGGGCTGCTGAGCCTGGCGCTGCCGGTTCTGCTGATCCTGACCAGTGTGCGACTGCTGCTGACCCCGGCCTTCGTCAAGCTGGAGTACCACCTGCCGGGCTTCCCCGAGGATCGCTTCGGCTTTAGCCAGCAGGACCGTCTGCGCTGGGCGCCGATTGCGGTGGACTACCTGCTCAACGACGAAGGAATCGGCTTCCTGGGTGAGCTGGCCTTCTCCGATGGATCGGCAGTCTACAACCCACGTGAGCTGCAGCACATGCTGGACGTCAAGCGCCTGACCTCGCTGGCGCTCGCTGTCTGGGGGGGGCTGCTTGCGGCGGCAATCGCGCTGGGGAGCGTAACAGCCTGGGCGGGAGGGGCTGTGCGCTTGTGGAGGGCACTGCGCCGCGGGGCACTCTGGACGCTAGGCCTGATGGCCGTGCTGGCGGCAGGCATCGCCTTGACCTTCTCATTTGTCTTTGTCGGGTTCCATCAACTGTTCTTCGCTGCCGGAACCTGGACATTCAGCTACAGCGACACTCTGATCCGTTTGTTCCCAGAACGGTTCTGGCGCGATGCCTTCACCTTCATCGCCCTCGGGACACTCGCCATGGCCGGGTTGATCCTGCTCTTGGCATCCTCGCAATTGGCGCGTCTTCGCCGGGCGTAG